GCACTTGAGCAGTTAGGTCGTGGACGATTGTTCTCAAGTAGAGCGGTCCCGCAAGAGGAATCCATACAAAAAACAATTGATGGAATAGTCAAGGCTTCTGTTTATATGGGAAAGCGCCGAATTGGGGCATTAATGTCGATTGAACGAGAGACAGGAATGTCTGATTACGTTGAAACAGGTATTTCAATGAAAGCGGATCTAACGTCGGAACTTCTAATAAATACATTTATTCCGAATACACCGCTCCATGACGGGGCTGTGATTATAAAGGATGATAAGATTCTTGCTGCTGCTTGCTACTTACCTCTTTCAGAGAATCCTTTTATTTCAAAGGAATTAGGGACTCGACACCGTGCAGCACTAGGAGTAAGTGAGGTTACTGATTGCTTAACGATCATTGTCTCGGAAGAAACGGGAGCGATCTCGTTAACAAAGAACAGTGAATTGCATCGTGACTTAGATGAAGAGCAGCTAAGAGGATTATTAGAAAGTGAACTGTTAATTGAATCGAAACAACAATCATCTTCTCGCTGGAAATGGGGGGGGAAGAAGAATGGATAAATTATTTAATAGTCATTGGTTTGTGAAAATCATT
Above is a genomic segment from Bacillus sp. FJAT-45037 containing:
- the cdaA gene encoding diadenylate cyclase CdaA, whose amino-acid sequence is MFPFEDYTWLKYIGQVVDILLVTYVVYKLIMIIRGTRAVQLVKGITVILLVWFLSRFFGLRTLEFLMSQTLTYGLLAIIIIFQPELRRALEQLGRGRLFSSRAVPQEESIQKTIDGIVKASVYMGKRRIGALMSIERETGMSDYVETGISMKADLTSELLINTFIPNTPLHDGAVIIKDDKILAAACYLPLSENPFISKELGTRHRAALGVSEVTDCLTIIVSEETGAISLTKNSELHRDLDEEQLRGLLESELLIESKQQSSSRWKWGGKKNG